The following are encoded in a window of Nitrospira sp. genomic DNA:
- a CDS encoding glycosyltransferase family 2 protein encodes MTEQHSELHDSAQSYWVVIPAYNEAATVRDVALRARQQCANVIVVDDGSTDGTDKALMGLDVTVLRNEENLGKAGSLWKGFQHALAQGAAGVITLDADGQHAPEEIPLFLAAAAQDSSLFLLGARRRDQRRAWFWRYFANRVADFWIGWAAGFPVEDSQSGFRLYPTVVLQGVAVPYDRARSFVFESEILIEAVQRGFSCRSVPVTVLSRSGPRPSHFRPLDDIAGITRMVAWKILSRGFNPSGLWRVLRRAEPLSDPDRVLRAPHDQKTERR; translated from the coding sequence GTGACTGAGCAGCATTCTGAGCTACACGATAGTGCCCAATCCTACTGGGTCGTGATTCCGGCCTACAACGAAGCGGCGACGGTTCGTGATGTGGCCCTGCGTGCCAGACAGCAGTGCGCCAATGTGATTGTGGTGGATGACGGTTCGACCGATGGGACTGATAAGGCTCTTATGGGGCTGGACGTTACGGTTCTACGCAACGAAGAGAATCTCGGGAAAGCCGGCAGTCTCTGGAAGGGATTTCAGCACGCTCTCGCGCAGGGAGCGGCCGGCGTCATCACGCTGGATGCCGACGGGCAGCATGCCCCCGAAGAAATTCCGTTGTTTCTAGCGGCCGCGGCTCAGGACTCGAGCCTGTTCTTGCTCGGTGCCAGGCGGCGGGATCAGCGAAGGGCATGGTTCTGGCGGTATTTTGCCAATCGAGTGGCTGATTTCTGGATCGGATGGGCGGCTGGATTCCCGGTCGAGGATAGTCAGTCAGGGTTTCGGCTCTATCCCACGGTGGTGCTTCAAGGGGTTGCGGTTCCCTACGATCGTGCGCGGAGTTTCGTGTTTGAGAGTGAGATTTTGATCGAGGCCGTCCAAAGAGGATTCTCTTGCCGGTCGGTGCCAGTGACGGTCTTGTCCCGCTCGGGACCTCGTCCCAGCCATTTCCGTCCGCTGGATGACATCGCCGGTATTACTCGGATGGTGGCCTGGAAAATATTGTCACGCGGTTTCAATCCGAGTGGCTTGTGGCGCGTGTTGAGGCGGGCCGAGCCGCTTTCGGATCCGGATCGAGTCTTGCGGGCGCCTCATGACCAGAAGACGGAACGTAGGTGA
- a CDS encoding polysaccharide deacetylase family protein produces the protein MGCTEPSRRAALPINGQEAGRTAKPGKQFYFTIDCDWVPGSHVGLAALLDCCDRFRIKATIFFAGRFAEAYPELVRECLHRGHQLGTHGWAHGGLEEDEDFRIASYEQQRQWIRRATDAVEKAAGVRPVVFRAPNLWIGETTLRVLEEEGYHYDSSVPARRFDMGLGRVHYLKYFSAPRDPYRPSRSNLNHHGDSSIVEMPPSSCLFPVNLATLRTVGLSKFQRMIRWIGARSRHLVFYCHPGEFVLATEQAFPRSMSKWNQNRMRPENLVLVNQLFDHILEIGYTPARMTDTATRHLDVRTSGVRRAGRFQPEQF, from the coding sequence ATGGGCTGTACGGAACCATCCCGGCGAGCCGCCCTGCCGATCAACGGACAGGAGGCCGGACGGACCGCAAAGCCGGGCAAGCAGTTCTACTTCACCATCGATTGCGACTGGGTCCCCGGTTCGCATGTCGGGCTGGCGGCACTCCTGGACTGTTGCGACCGCTTCCGCATCAAAGCGACGATCTTCTTTGCCGGCCGATTTGCCGAAGCCTATCCGGAGCTCGTCCGCGAATGCCTCCACCGCGGGCACCAGCTCGGCACCCACGGCTGGGCGCACGGGGGGCTGGAAGAGGATGAGGACTTCCGTATCGCGTCCTACGAGCAACAGCGGCAATGGATCCGGCGGGCAACGGATGCCGTGGAGAAAGCGGCCGGCGTCAGGCCGGTCGTGTTCCGGGCGCCGAATCTGTGGATCGGCGAAACCACGCTCCGGGTCCTCGAGGAAGAAGGCTATCACTACGACTCCTCCGTTCCCGCCAGGCGATTCGACATGGGACTCGGCCGTGTCCACTATCTCAAATATTTCAGCGCGCCCAGGGACCCTTACCGCCCGTCACGCAGCAATCTGAATCATCACGGCGACAGCAGCATCGTGGAAATGCCGCCATCGTCTTGTCTGTTTCCGGTCAATCTGGCCACCCTGCGCACGGTCGGCCTCAGCAAGTTCCAGCGCATGATCCGATGGATCGGAGCACGCTCACGCCACCTCGTCTTTTACTGCCACCCCGGCGAATTCGTGCTGGCCACCGAACAAGCTTTTCCCCGCTCCATGTCCAAATGGAATCAGAACCGGATGCGGCCGGAGAACTTGGTTCTGGTGAACCAGTTATTCGATCATATCCTTGAGATCGGATATACGCCGGCCCGCATGACCGATACCGCAACGCGACACCTTGACGTGAGGACCAGTGGGGTAAGAAGAGCAGGAAGATTTCAACCAGAGCAGTTCTAA
- a CDS encoding NAD(P)/FAD-dependent oxidoreductase yields MGHSIAGESAQTLVTCDVLVVGGGPAGSTISALLAEQGWNVHILEKDPHPRFHIGESLLPQSLPILKQLGVLAEVEQIGIIKYGAEMISHRYGRSHMYYFSKAFDESQPYAFEVKRSEFDAILLKNAISKGVTVHEGVKAQRVEFRSGQSSLVHTEDREGRPQTWDAKFVVDASGRDTFLSNQLGGKRRSQQHSSAAIFGHFEGVGRLPDKDEGNITAGWLNDGWCWLIPFKDGTTSVGVVCHPDYIKSRTVPLDQFLLDTLRQSPPIAQRMERAKPLTQTYAAANFSYRRDTMSGDGYLMIGDAFAFIDPIFSSGVHLALNSGTRGAKVVDAYLRKSPEYAAHLQEFERLVRRGIKTFSWFIHRFNQPAFQSMFVSTRRPPKIERAVLSLLAGDVFVQSQARIPLFCFKVVYYIVFVLNWKENWAVARRRKQGTRTTVTEVQDYAVNQANAPN; encoded by the coding sequence TTGGGTCACTCAATTGCCGGTGAATCAGCTCAAACACTCGTGACCTGTGATGTGCTTGTCGTCGGCGGCGGGCCGGCGGGATCCACAATCTCCGCTCTGTTGGCCGAACAGGGCTGGAATGTGCACATTCTAGAGAAGGATCCCCACCCGCGATTCCACATCGGGGAATCGCTCCTGCCTCAATCACTCCCCATCTTGAAACAATTGGGGGTCCTCGCGGAAGTCGAACAGATCGGCATTATCAAATACGGCGCCGAGATGATTTCGCACCGCTATGGACGATCCCATATGTATTATTTTTCCAAAGCATTCGATGAATCCCAGCCCTACGCGTTCGAAGTCAAGCGCTCCGAGTTCGATGCCATTCTCCTGAAGAACGCGATCAGCAAAGGCGTGACGGTCCACGAAGGAGTCAAAGCCCAGCGCGTCGAATTCCGCTCCGGGCAGAGTTCGCTCGTCCACACAGAGGATCGTGAAGGGCGTCCACAAACCTGGGACGCGAAGTTTGTCGTTGACGCCAGCGGCCGCGACACCTTTCTCTCGAACCAGCTCGGCGGCAAGCGCCGAAGCCAGCAGCACAGCAGCGCGGCGATCTTCGGTCACTTCGAGGGGGTCGGGCGGCTTCCCGATAAGGACGAAGGCAATATCACCGCCGGCTGGTTGAACGACGGCTGGTGCTGGTTGATCCCCTTCAAGGATGGCACCACCAGCGTCGGAGTCGTCTGCCATCCGGACTATATTAAATCGAGAACGGTTCCTCTGGATCAATTTCTCCTGGATACCCTTCGCCAATCCCCTCCGATTGCTCAACGCATGGAAAGGGCCAAGCCCCTGACCCAAACCTATGCCGCTGCGAATTTTTCCTATCGGCGGGACACGATGTCAGGCGACGGCTATCTAATGATCGGCGACGCGTTCGCCTTCATCGACCCGATCTTCTCCAGCGGAGTCCACCTGGCGCTCAATAGCGGCACACGAGGAGCCAAAGTCGTCGACGCCTATCTTCGGAAGTCGCCTGAATATGCCGCGCACCTTCAGGAATTCGAGCGCCTGGTCCGCCGGGGCATCAAGACCTTTTCCTGGTTTATCCATCGATTCAACCAGCCGGCCTTTCAGTCCATGTTTGTTTCAACCAGGCGGCCTCCAAAGATCGAGCGGGCGGTGCTGTCCTTGCTGGCCGGGGATGTGTTCGTTCAATCGCAAGCGCGCATCCCTCTTTTCTGCTTTAAAGTTGTGTACTACATCGTTTTCGTATTGAATTGGAAAGAAAATTGGGCCGTGGCCCGCCGCCGCAAGCAGGGCACGAGAACGACCGTGACCGAAGTCCAAGATTACGCCGTGAACCAGGCCAACGCGCCGAATTAG
- a CDS encoding alpha/beta hydrolase has protein sequence MWFQSADGTKLFGWYVEARADAGVLLWCHGNAGSVIHRLENLRELYRLGLSIFVFDYRGYGRSQGKPSEDGLYQDAIGAYDYLTRVRQIRSERIIVFGRSLGAAVATDLVSQKPAAGLILESPFPSIAAIAKHHYGGMPVHWLLGAEFNLIDRLPQLSLPTLVIHGDRDEIIPIEFGRQVFEAAKPPKWWYAIAGADHNNTYQVGGSVYFRRFADFVRTAIAA, from the coding sequence GTGTGGTTTCAGTCGGCGGACGGCACCAAGCTTTTCGGCTGGTATGTCGAAGCACGCGCGGATGCCGGCGTGCTGCTCTGGTGTCATGGCAACGCCGGGAGCGTCATTCACCGGCTTGAAAACCTGCGCGAGCTCTATCGGCTTGGATTGTCGATTTTCGTCTTCGACTATCGAGGATATGGTCGAAGCCAGGGCAAGCCGTCGGAAGACGGGCTCTACCAAGACGCGATCGGCGCCTACGACTATCTTACCCGGGTGCGGCAGATTCGCTCGGAGCGGATTATCGTGTTCGGCCGGTCGCTGGGCGCTGCCGTCGCGACCGATCTTGTCTCCCAGAAGCCGGCAGCAGGATTGATTTTGGAGTCGCCGTTCCCGTCGATTGCCGCGATCGCAAAACATCACTACGGCGGCATGCCGGTGCATTGGCTGCTCGGGGCGGAATTCAATCTCATCGATCGCCTTCCGCAGCTGTCCCTTCCCACGCTCGTGATCCACGGCGATCGGGACGAGATCATTCCTATCGAGTTCGGCCGCCAGGTCTTCGAGGCCGCCAAGCCGCCGAAATGGTGGTATGCGATAGCCGGCGCGGATCACAACAATACTTATCAAGTCGGCGGGAGCGTGTACTTTCGCCGGTTTGCTGATTTCGTTCGAACTGCGATTGCAGCTTAG
- a CDS encoding VacJ family lipoprotein: protein MTIKIEDVTTDQRAMRFGVLILLALLWLPGCAGRPGAPTALLEPATPPVLLAAASGASKPASDATEKPSDDLFDPFAKSGEDGIEEYDPWEPLNTKVFEFNRQVDRWVLKPVAQGYNFVMPNPVQIGISNFFYNLRFPPRFFNNIFQGKAKGAGIEVGRFLVNSTAGVGGLFDVAQHLDLKTPEEDTGQTLGFYGVKPGPYVILPLLPPFNLRDLVGYVGDIALNPINWLVAPIIEVRGVPSVIAHKNRTTSTVVQLGGRVFEIVNDRSLNLEKFQGVEEATLDLYAAVRNAYLQKRARAIRE from the coding sequence ATGACGATCAAGATAGAAGACGTAACGACCGATCAGAGAGCTATGCGATTTGGCGTTCTCATTTTGCTGGCGTTGCTATGGCTGCCGGGCTGTGCCGGCCGGCCCGGCGCGCCGACCGCGCTGCTCGAACCGGCTACGCCGCCTGTGCTGCTCGCGGCTGCATCGGGGGCCTCGAAGCCCGCCTCAGATGCTACGGAGAAGCCGTCCGATGATTTGTTCGATCCCTTCGCGAAATCCGGCGAAGACGGCATCGAGGAATATGATCCGTGGGAGCCCCTCAATACAAAAGTCTTCGAATTCAATCGACAGGTCGATCGCTGGGTCTTAAAGCCGGTGGCGCAGGGCTACAACTTTGTCATGCCGAATCCGGTCCAGATCGGGATCAGCAACTTTTTTTATAACCTCCGGTTTCCGCCCCGTTTCTTCAATAATATTTTTCAGGGGAAAGCGAAGGGTGCGGGCATTGAGGTTGGCCGGTTTCTCGTCAACTCCACGGCGGGAGTCGGTGGGTTGTTTGACGTGGCCCAGCATCTTGATCTGAAGACACCTGAAGAAGACACCGGCCAGACCCTCGGGTTCTATGGAGTGAAGCCAGGGCCGTATGTGATTCTCCCGCTGCTGCCACCGTTCAACCTCCGCGATCTGGTTGGCTATGTGGGAGACATCGCGCTCAATCCGATCAACTGGCTGGTGGCGCCTATCATTGAAGTGCGTGGCGTGCCCTCGGTGATTGCCCATAAGAATCGGACTACGAGTACGGTCGTGCAGCTTGGCGGCCGGGTATTTGAAATAGTGAATGACCGTTCGTTGAACCTCGAAAAGTTCCAGGGGGTTGAGGAAGCCACGCTGGATCTGTACGCCGCCGTCCGCAACGCCTATCTCCAAAAGCGTGCCCGGGCGATCCGCGAGTAA
- a CDS encoding CBS domain-containing protein, translating to MNTPAFSQSPGFSAAVHTAPPEVSVYDAARIMHWRKVGVVLVVRHHRPVGIVTDRDLTTRVVANGLDPRATTLGRIMTAPLVTAAAEASDEQVLHVLAQSLVRQVPLVDGEGNVAGLASWNLTEAANGSGPFGARLVRSTAMVPMVKRRKFRRVLFGLQQEVRQHARWIGATIALAAIGAVISLVAVGYWSPWSSASVASLHVTESARSSKPSTEATQSPHADPKPGPPSSTPTR from the coding sequence ATGAATACTCCTGCATTCAGTCAGAGCCCGGGCTTTTCCGCCGCCGTCCATACGGCGCCGCCGGAGGTGTCGGTCTACGATGCTGCGCGCATCATGCATTGGCGGAAGGTCGGGGTCGTGCTCGTGGTGCGGCATCATCGACCGGTGGGAATCGTCACCGATCGGGATCTGACGACCCGGGTCGTGGCCAATGGCCTTGACCCCCGGGCGACGACGCTCGGTCGGATCATGACCGCGCCGTTGGTGACAGCGGCGGCTGAGGCGTCCGATGAACAGGTATTGCACGTGCTGGCGCAGAGCCTGGTACGACAGGTTCCGCTGGTCGACGGCGAAGGGAATGTGGCCGGGTTGGCTTCCTGGAACCTCACCGAAGCCGCTAACGGCTCGGGTCCCTTCGGTGCCAGGCTGGTTCGATCGACGGCGATGGTCCCGATGGTAAAGCGCCGGAAGTTCAGGCGGGTACTCTTCGGTTTGCAGCAGGAGGTCCGTCAGCACGCCCGTTGGATCGGAGCCACCATCGCGTTGGCGGCGATCGGTGCGGTCATCTCTCTGGTCGCGGTGGGCTACTGGAGCCCGTGGAGTTCGGCTTCTGTCGCGTCACTGCACGTGACGGAATCCGCCCGATCAAGCAAGCCCTCTACGGAGGCAACGCAGTCCCCTCATGCCGACCCGAAACCTGGGCCTCCTTCGTCGACCCCGACTAGATAA
- a CDS encoding FecR domain-containing protein: MRPDLSLRRALILLWTGAVIVIALFGGATSSGAAGPPVASATATLNIIAGDVKVVPSEGGPARAAKDGMNLAVGTHVVTGPKSTALVTFLDGSTLTVQPDSDATVKQADLSKKQSTVRIKVNLGTVWARVAKLVDSGSSFSLESNSATATVHDGLIGARQEADGTFTCWTRAGNLFLVDPSGRIISELQPGQMDVVKTGQPSNPHPFFSNDSALRVATSSGVLPLTLMADKVRLAGFVSPRIEVNQVFGAFTGLTEQGGRVVEVPAGVAAPFTLIVEGEISGSFEVTIAGLHKGVQVSQQRLSGTIKKGERLVSTILPQLDDATAGDPKTAKVVGLTATPFQPMDAPLPGVLLLSPWE; this comes from the coding sequence ATGCGTCCTGATCTGAGCCTGCGAAGAGCGCTCATCCTGTTGTGGACCGGGGCGGTGATCGTGATCGCGTTATTCGGTGGGGCGACCTCTTCCGGGGCCGCCGGGCCGCCGGTTGCCTCTGCCACTGCGACCCTGAATATCATCGCGGGCGACGTGAAAGTGGTTCCTTCTGAGGGCGGCCCGGCTCGGGCCGCGAAAGACGGCATGAACCTGGCCGTCGGAACGCATGTGGTGACCGGTCCTAAATCCACGGCGCTGGTGACCTTCCTCGACGGCAGTACGTTGACCGTACAACCTGACTCGGATGCGACGGTCAAGCAGGCCGATCTCAGCAAGAAGCAATCGACTGTCAGGATCAAGGTCAATCTGGGTACCGTGTGGGCTCGTGTCGCCAAGCTGGTGGATTCAGGATCGAGCTTCTCGCTCGAATCCAACAGCGCGACAGCCACGGTCCATGACGGCCTCATCGGCGCCAGGCAGGAGGCCGATGGCACCTTTACCTGCTGGACCCGCGCCGGCAATCTTTTTCTTGTCGACCCGAGCGGCCGCATCATCTCGGAACTGCAGCCCGGCCAAATGGACGTCGTGAAAACCGGCCAGCCGTCTAACCCGCATCCGTTTTTCTCCAATGACAGCGCGCTGCGTGTGGCGACGTCGTCGGGCGTCTTGCCTTTAACCCTGATGGCAGACAAAGTCCGGTTGGCGGGATTTGTCTCTCCCCGGATTGAGGTGAATCAGGTATTCGGCGCGTTTACCGGGCTGACGGAACAGGGCGGGCGCGTGGTCGAAGTCCCGGCCGGTGTCGCGGCGCCCTTCACCCTGATCGTGGAAGGGGAAATCAGCGGCTCGTTCGAGGTGACGATTGCAGGGCTGCACAAGGGCGTGCAGGTCTCCCAACAGCGGCTTTCCGGGACGATCAAAAAAGGAGAGCGGCTGGTGAGCACGATTCTGCCGCAACTTGATGACGCGACGGCGGGCGATCCGAAGACGGCGAAAGTGGTCGGTCTCACGGCGACACCCTTTCAGCCGATGGATGCCCCCCTGCCGGGCGTGCTCTTGCTGTCTCCCTGGGAGTGA
- a CDS encoding adenylate/guanylate cyclase domain-containing protein, giving the protein MNGTLMKRLLVSTALALAVGALLITAYHRQVFATAQVQSTDFLFAARAGEQSRTTVIVGIDQRSYRELLPTYGPLVNWPRTLYAQALEALRAAGARTVVLDIFFDAAKPDDPHLIAAMQQMGNVIAPLEAQGPKALHPRPGVAQEFEVFVSPAAAIRSAAVAEGTVNVTTDRDTVVRSLPLLLEANGQVHPALALSAVARYVRRPAVLDTDATDETAYGAGRAIPLIDNGRMLINFLGPPSSPERGGAFTILPFVDLLNKSFEPDLVRDKIVLLGLTIRGVDEFATPTTAETRMWGVEVQANIVETILGQRYLAPSSAPATSLLVCAAALIGTWLAALLRPIRAAMGLLGLLFLYLLTGGILFDQGTLLNLIYPPAALALGFAVSQVYRLLFEQAQQRTMRDVMARYLSPSVSQWVLNQPERLTLGGETRTMTAFFCDLRGFTTLSQAMDPQALVALLNDYMSAMTEIVFRHDGVLDKYIGDEIMAFWNAPMDQPDHAARACATALDMVQRLHELRTQWKERGNPQLDLGIGINTGPMVVGNMGSRDRLAYTVLGDAVNIASRLQGVNKDYGTRVLVSEATMNAAGESFTYRYLDRVQVKGRTEPLAVYEVVSYRHQLDPKTGTLLEQYASGIERYHAGQWAAAVELFDRLLAEYPGDGPSALYLRRSREFAATPPPPDWNGVTILTTK; this is encoded by the coding sequence ATGAACGGCACGTTGATGAAGCGACTCCTCGTCAGCACGGCGCTCGCGCTGGCCGTCGGCGCACTGCTGATCACGGCGTACCATCGACAGGTCTTCGCAACGGCGCAGGTACAAAGCACGGACTTTCTCTTTGCCGCCCGGGCCGGCGAACAATCCCGGACCACCGTCATCGTCGGCATCGATCAACGCAGCTACCGCGAACTCCTCCCGACATATGGCCCGCTGGTGAACTGGCCTCGCACGCTCTATGCGCAGGCCCTGGAGGCCCTGCGCGCAGCCGGCGCGCGCACGGTCGTGCTCGATATCTTCTTCGACGCGGCCAAACCGGACGACCCGCATCTCATCGCCGCCATGCAACAGATGGGCAACGTGATTGCGCCGCTTGAAGCGCAAGGACCCAAAGCGCTTCATCCACGACCCGGGGTCGCGCAGGAGTTCGAGGTGTTCGTGTCTCCAGCCGCCGCCATCCGGTCCGCGGCAGTGGCAGAGGGGACGGTCAACGTCACCACGGATCGCGATACCGTGGTCCGCAGTCTACCCCTCTTATTGGAAGCGAATGGGCAGGTGCATCCGGCATTGGCGCTTTCAGCCGTCGCGCGCTATGTCCGGCGGCCGGCCGTGCTCGACACCGACGCCACGGACGAGACCGCCTATGGAGCGGGGCGAGCCATTCCATTGATCGACAACGGCCGCATGCTCATCAACTTCCTCGGGCCTCCATCGAGTCCGGAGCGAGGCGGTGCGTTTACCATTCTTCCTTTCGTGGACCTGCTCAACAAGTCGTTCGAGCCCGACCTCGTACGAGACAAAATCGTGCTGCTGGGGTTGACCATTCGCGGCGTGGACGAGTTTGCCACGCCCACAACGGCGGAAACCAGAATGTGGGGCGTGGAAGTCCAGGCCAACATCGTCGAAACGATTCTCGGCCAACGCTATCTCGCGCCGAGCTCTGCACCGGCGACGAGCCTGCTCGTGTGCGCGGCTGCGTTGATCGGAACCTGGCTCGCGGCGCTGCTCCGCCCCATTCGCGCGGCGATGGGATTGTTGGGATTGCTGTTCCTGTATCTCCTGACCGGCGGGATCCTCTTCGATCAGGGGACGCTCTTGAATCTGATTTATCCGCCCGCCGCGCTGGCACTCGGCTTTGCAGTCAGCCAAGTCTATCGCCTGCTCTTCGAACAAGCGCAGCAACGGACGATGCGGGACGTCATGGCGCGCTACCTCTCGCCTTCCGTCAGTCAGTGGGTGCTGAACCAGCCCGAGCGTCTCACGCTGGGAGGTGAAACCCGCACGATGACCGCCTTCTTCTGCGACCTTCGCGGATTCACGACCCTCTCACAAGCCATGGATCCACAAGCCCTCGTGGCGCTTCTGAACGACTATATGAGCGCCATGACGGAGATCGTGTTCCGGCACGACGGCGTGCTGGACAAATACATCGGCGACGAGATCATGGCGTTTTGGAATGCGCCGATGGATCAGCCAGACCATGCCGCCAGGGCCTGCGCCACGGCTCTTGATATGGTCCAGCGGCTGCACGAACTGCGCACGCAGTGGAAAGAACGGGGCAATCCGCAACTTGACCTGGGTATCGGGATCAACACCGGCCCGATGGTGGTGGGGAATATGGGATCGCGTGACCGGCTCGCATATACCGTCCTCGGAGACGCCGTCAACATTGCGTCCCGCCTGCAAGGCGTCAACAAAGACTATGGAACCAGAGTGCTGGTCAGCGAGGCGACAATGAACGCCGCCGGGGAGTCGTTCACGTATCGGTATCTCGACCGAGTACAAGTGAAAGGACGAACCGAACCGCTGGCGGTGTATGAGGTGGTGTCCTACCGGCATCAGCTCGATCCGAAAACGGGGACGCTGCTGGAGCAGTATGCGAGCGGCATCGAACGGTATCACGCCGGGCAATGGGCGGCGGCGGTCGAACTCTTCGACAGGCTCCTGGCCGAATATCCGGGAGACGGCCCGAGCGCTCTCTACCTGCGCCGCAGCCGGGAGTTTGCCGCAACTCCTCCCCCGCCTGATTGGAACGGGGTCACGATCCTGACAACCAAATAG
- a CDS encoding glycine C-acetyltransferase — protein MAYQSLKKVLTQQLADIRAAGLYKQERQLLSPQGTDIRVAQGPALNLCANNYLGLANHPDILKAAATGLTEHGYGMASVRFICGTQDLHVQLEQAISTFLGTENTILYSSCFDANGGLFEVLLSEKDAVISDALNHASVIDGIRLCKAKRLRYAHADMAELETQLQETRSCRLRLIATDGVFSMDGDLAKLDEIVELANRYDAIVMVDDSHATGVLGPNGRGTPAHFGVVDRVDIVTSTLGKSLGGAAGGFTSGRAEIVELLRQRSRPYLFSNALPPVIASAALQAVKLVAQGDALRAQLRDNAAFFRERLTALGFRLVPGHHPIIPVMLGDATLATTMADRLLQEGVYVVGFSFPVVPKGQARIRVQMSAAHTRAQLQQAIGAFEKVGRELGVI, from the coding sequence ATGGCGTACCAGTCACTCAAGAAAGTGCTCACGCAACAACTCGCCGACATCCGTGCGGCCGGTCTCTATAAGCAGGAGCGACAACTCCTCAGCCCGCAAGGAACCGATATCCGGGTCGCGCAGGGCCCGGCGCTCAACCTCTGCGCGAACAACTACCTGGGTCTCGCCAACCATCCCGATATCCTAAAGGCGGCCGCCACTGGACTCACCGAACACGGCTACGGCATGGCCTCGGTGCGCTTCATCTGCGGCACCCAGGATCTGCACGTGCAGTTGGAACAGGCGATCAGCACCTTCCTCGGCACTGAAAACACGATCCTCTATAGCTCCTGCTTCGACGCCAACGGGGGCCTGTTTGAGGTGCTGCTGAGTGAAAAGGACGCCGTGATCAGCGACGCGCTGAATCATGCCAGCGTGATCGACGGGATTCGGCTCTGTAAGGCGAAGCGCCTTCGATACGCCCATGCCGACATGGCCGAGCTTGAAACGCAACTACAAGAAACCCGTTCCTGCCGGCTGCGCCTGATCGCGACCGACGGTGTTTTTTCGATGGATGGGGATCTCGCCAAGCTCGATGAGATTGTCGAGCTGGCCAATCGCTACGACGCCATCGTCATGGTGGATGACAGCCACGCGACCGGGGTGCTGGGTCCGAACGGACGCGGGACGCCGGCGCATTTCGGAGTGGTCGATCGAGTTGATATCGTGACGAGCACGCTCGGGAAGAGCCTCGGCGGCGCAGCCGGAGGATTCACCTCGGGACGGGCGGAAATCGTCGAGCTGCTGCGTCAGCGCTCGCGGCCATACCTCTTTTCCAACGCCCTGCCGCCGGTGATTGCCTCAGCCGCGCTGCAAGCGGTGAAGCTGGTCGCACAGGGCGATGCGTTGCGCGCACAACTGCGTGACAATGCCGCTTTTTTCCGCGAGCGATTGACCGCGCTTGGATTCCGGCTCGTCCCGGGCCATCACCCCATCATTCCGGTGATGCTGGGTGACGCCACGCTCGCCACCACCATGGCTGATCGTCTCCTGCAGGAAGGCGTCTACGTCGTCGGATTCAGTTTTCCAGTGGTGCCGAAGGGCCAGGCGCGCATCCGCGTCCAGATGTCTGCCGCGCATACGAGAGCGCAATTGCAACAGGCTATCGGCGCCTTTGAAAAGGTTGGTCGAGAACTCGGAGTGATCTAA